A window of Kribbella sp. NBC_00382 genomic DNA:
CGGGATCGACACGGAACGACCAGGGATCGAACCACTCTCGCTGTCGGTGGCCGAGGCGCTGCAGCGGTTCTACGTGGACGACCTGGTGCACGACGACGCAGTACGGGCGTTGCTGGGGGCGACCTTCGGGGCCGAGCGGGTGCTGGCCGGTAGTGACTGGCCGTTCCCGATGGGCGATCAGGTGGACCGAGGCCGGGCGGCAGCTCGATCAACGGTGTGCGAACAGCTCACCCGGCCGTTGAAGAAGGGGGCCGTTTCAGCGTGAGAAGGCCTTTTCGGCAGGACCGAGATGTGATCAGATATCAAATCCAGGTGGGGACTATGCGGACGAGTGGGGTGGCAGCATGAGCGCACGGAGGGCTTACGTGCTGCGCTGCTACGGGCCCGGCCAGCAGCTGAAGGTCGAAGAGGTGGAGTTGATCGCCGGGGAGGGCGAGACGCTGGTGGAGATGCAGTACGCCTCTGTCACCCAGCTCGACCGGACAGTGCTCGCAGGCAAGCTGGCACAGCAGCAACAGCCGCCGTTCGTACCAGGGTCCGAGGGTGCTGGGGTAGTGGTCAGTTCAGCCGTCTACCAGCCCGGTACTCCGGTAGTGGTCCGTGGTGGGGGACTTGGCGTCTCCAGGCCGGGTACTTGGGGGCAGCTGGCCGTAGTACCGGATGCATCGGTGCACCTGTTGCCTGCTGGGCTGGATCCGGCTGCAGCTGTGTCCATGCTGGGTGCTGCGTTGACCGCGCACACCGCAGTACGGCGGGTCGGTCAGATCGTGGAGAACGAGACTGTGGTCGTCACTGGCATCACCGGGCTGGTCGGTCGGCTGTGTGCCGCCGTATCCCGGGCAGCTGGGGCGATGAAGGTGATCGGCCTGGCACGGAGCGATGAATCGGTCGAGCACCTGCAAGGGCTGGTGGACCAGATCGTGCGCGTCGACGAGCTGGGCCAGGTCGGCCGTGAGCTGCCCTGGTGCAACGCGGCGATCGACACCGTCGGTGGACCGGTCACCAGTGGGGTGATGAGCCACATCACCCCGGGCGGACGGCTCGTGGCGCTCGGGTACACGGCAGGGGAGTTCGCCACTCTCGACCTGCACCAGCTGATCGGCCGGGACCTGCGGGTGCTGCCGGTGAACATGCAGCGGACAACGATCGAGCCTGGCACGGTCACCCAGGTACTGACCGACATCGCACCGGCAGGAGTCCGGCCGGCCCTCGAGGTCGTGGCGGCGCCGCTCGCGGAGGATGCCCTGGATCTCCTGGCCAGCGGACCTGCCGACCGACGCGTCCTGCTCGATCTGGGGCGATTCTGACGAACAGTTCAGCTACGGTTACCTCCCAGATGCGCGTGCAGTGATGGAGAGAGGCAGCCCACACCCCATGACCCGACGACTCGAGCTCACGCCCGGGGGACCGAGCGGCCGGCGCACACTCGCGGAGGAAGCCGCCGCGGAGCTGCACGAGCTGATCCTGTCCGGTGAGCTTCCGAGCGGTACGGCGCTGCGGCTGGAGGAACTGGCCAAGCGACTCGACATGAGCCAGATGCCGATCCGCGAGGGGTTGCGCCGGATGCAGGCGCTCGGGCTGGTCGAGATCGTGCCGCACAAGGGCGCCTGGGTTCGCGAGCTGTCGATGGAGGATCTGCGCGACACCCACGAGACCCGGATCTCGCTGGAGACTCTGGCCGTCCGGGCCGCCGCGACCCGCTTCAGCGAAGCGGACGCGACGGTCGCCCGGGCGGCACTGGCCGAGCACGTGCGGCTGTCGAAGGTGGGCGACATCATCGCCTCGCGGCAGGCGCATACCGAATTCCACTTCGCGATCTACCGGGCCGGTGGCTCGCGGTGGCTGCCACGGGCGATCGAGCCGGTGTGGCAGAACAGCGAGCGGTACCGGTTCGGCTCACGGCAGACGAAGGCGCGGATCGAGCAGACCCGGCGTGAGCACCAGGCGATCCTGGACGCCTGTATGGCGCACGACGAGCCCGGCGCCGAAGCGGCATTGCGGGAACACCTCGAAGGCGCCATGCAGCGCATCACCGAGACGATGGCCCGCCGCTACAACAAGGACTGAGGCTTCTCAGGCCAGGTGGGCGGGGAAGCCGCCGGTGGCTACTGGGCCCCAGCGCTCGGGGGTGATGCGAATGAGGCATTTGCCCTGCTTGCGCATCGCCTCGCGGTACTCGTCCCAGTCGGGGTGCTCGCCGGAGATCGCGCGGTAGTAGTCGACCAGGGGCTCCACTGCGTCCGGCAGATCGATCACCTCGCCGCTGCCGTCGATCTGCACCCACGGGCCGTTCCAGTCGTCGGACAGCACCAGCACGCTGGTCTGCGCGTCCCGCTTCACGTTGTTGCTCTTGGCTCGCCCGGGGTACGACGAGATGACGATCCGCCCCTCCGAGTCGACCCCACCTGAGACCGGCGAGGCCTGCGGCGTACCGTCCGCGCGGCGGGTGATCAGCAACATGTGATGACGCGGCCGGACGAACTCCAGCAGCGCGTCGGTGTCCACCTGGGTGTTGGTCGCAATCGATCTCGGCATGCCTCTACCTTCTCACTTCCTGCGGGCGATCCTGAGATTGACAGGAGTCGAACAGGTGTTCGAACATGGGGGTGTGACGGGGACTTCTGCTACTGAGCTGCCGGCGCGGGTGACCGCGCTGGATCAGGCGCGCACGCTGCTCGCCCGGGCCAAGGAACAGAAGGCCGCCCGGCTCCTCCAAGCGTCGGAGGAAGCCGTGGTGCCGACCGTGCTGGCGCCGCGGACGACCGAGACGCGGGTCCAGCAAGCGCTGGACACTGCCACCGTCGACCGGGCACTGCCTACTCTGCCAGCCATCGCCGACCTTTTGCCCGGCGCCGTACTACGAGGTGGCTCGGTGTACTCGGTGCGCGGGTCGACCGCGCTCGTGATGGCGATGATGGCCGGACCGTCCGCCGAGGGGGCCTGGTGCGGAGTGGTCGGGATGCCGTCGTTCGGTGCGGAGGCGGCCCGTGGTCTCGGGGTCGACCTCGAGCGGCTAGTGCTCGTCCCTGAGCCGGAGCGCGACTGGCTGAGCGTGGTGGCGGCGCTGGTCGATGCCCTGACGGTGGTCGTGGTCCGGCCGCCAGGGGAGGTGACTCCGGGGGAGGCCTCCCGGCTATCGGCACGGCTGCGTACTCGCGGGGCGATGCTCATCGCGGTCGGCTCCTGGCCGGGGAGTGAAGCCCGCCTGGAGGTCCAGGCCAACGCGTGGACCGGTCTCGGTGAGGGCGAGGGGTACCTGACCGGCCGCCAGGCGACCGTCGCGGTCACCGGCCGAGGCGCCGCCGTCCGCCCTCAACTGCACCACCTCTGGCTGCCGGCCTCCGACGGCACCATCGGCCGGATCGAGTCGGCACAGCCACTCGAAGACCCGGCTCGTTGGGAGGCGGTGAGCTGATGACTCGGACGATGGTGGTGTGGGTGCCGGACTGGCCGGTGACGGCGGCGGCTTCGGCTGCTGGGTGTTCGCCGGAGGCGCCGGTCGCGGTGCTGGCGAAGGGGCGGGTGCTGGCCAGCTCGGCGGCTGCCCGGGCTGAGGGGGTGCGACGCGGGTTGCGGGCCCGGGATGCACAGTCGCGGTGTCCGGAGCTGGTGGTGCTGAAGTACGACCCGGTGATCGATGCCCGGGCCTTCGATCCGGTGATCGGCTGTCTGGAGGCGCTCACCCCGGGCATCCAGGTGATCCGGCCGGGGATGTGCGCGTTGAAGGCGCGCGGTCCGAGCCGGTTCTACGGGAGCGAGTCCGTCGCCGCGGAGAAGCTGCTCGACCGGCTCGAGACGTTCGACGTACCGGGTGGGCGGGTCGGGATCGCCGATGGGCCGTTCGCTGCCGAGCAGGCGGCACGGGGGAGCTCGGCGCGGACGCGGGTGCTGGTGATCCCGGGTGGCGGGTCGGCGGAGTTCCTCGCGCCGCTCACGGTCGACACCCTCGAGCGGCCGACGCTCACCGACCTGCTCCGGCGGCTCGGGCTGCGGTCGCTCGGCGCCTTCGCGCAGTTGCCCGCGACCGAAGTACTGACCAGGTTCGGGCCGGACGGGGCGTTCGCGCACCGGCTGGCCCGCGGTGACGACGACCGTCCGGTGGTGGCTCGGCAGGCGCCCCTCGAGCTGACCCGCAAGCTCGACTTCGAGCCGCCGGTGGATCGGGTGGACCAGGTGGCGTTCGCGGTGCGCGCGGTCGCCGACGAGCTGATCGAGAAGCTGACCAAGCTCGGCCTGGTCTGCACCACCTTGCGGGTTGAGGTCGGGACCGAGTCGGGCCGGGTGCACGAGCGGGAGTGGCTGCATCCCCGCTGGTTCAGCCCTGCGGACCTGGTCGACCGGGTCCGCTGGCAACTGCAGGGCAGTGGGACGGCGACCAGCGAGCTGACGTCGGCGGTGGTGCGGATCCGGCTGATCCCGGAGCAGGTCGACCCGGTCGGCGCCCACGTCGATGGGCTCTGGGGAGGCGGGCCCGACGAGCGGATCCACCGAGCGCTGTCACGGGTGCAGAGCATGCTCGGCCACGGCGGAGTCGTCTCGGTGGTGGTCGGCGGCGGCCGCGGTTTCCTGGAGCGGCAGACCTTGATCCCTTGGGGAGATCGTCCGGTGCCAGCCAACCCTCCGGAGCTCCCATGGCCCGGCGCGATCACTGGCACCGGGAGTCGCTGGCCGACGCCGGCGCCCAGCTCGATCTACCCGAAGCCGAAGCCGGCCCTTGTCCTCTCGGCGGACGGCCGGCAGGTCTCGGTGAGCGCCCGTGGCGTCCTGTCGGGCGCTCCGGCGGCCTTCCGGTTCGAGCCGTCCCCACAAGTTGCTGATAGCAACAAGCTCCACCCGATCACCGCCTGGGCCGGTCCTTGGCCGGTGGACGAACGCTGGTGGGACTCCGACGGCGAGAACCGCCTGGCCCGCTTCCAGTTGGTAGGCGCAGACGGCCGCGCCTGGCTCTTCGCAGTACGCAACAACCAATGGTGGACAGAAGCGAGCTATGACTGACCAGTGCTGCCGATGCTCCGGTAAGCGGGAACTGTCCTGCGGCCGACGCCAGCTGCTCACCAACCGCCGGCAACGACTACCTTTCCAACGGCACCTGTGGTGCGCGCGAAGACACCTGCTCGCCGCCCATCGCCAGCGACGACACTTGGCTGCCCAGCATCATCTGTTGTGCGCCAGGCGCCATCTCCGGGCCGCCTGTCAGGCCTGGGTGCGGAGGCCCGCGACGAGGAGTTCGACCATCCGGCGGGCGTTGTAGCGGGAGTCGCCGTAGTCGTCGCCGGCGCAGAGGTTGCCGATGGCAAACATCAGCTCGAAGGCGTTCAGGTCGGTGCGGACCTGGCCGGCTGCCGCGGCCTCGTCCAGTAGCTGGGCACACACCGGCACGAGCCGATCGATGAAGCTGCCGTGCAGCGTCTGATAGGCCGAGTCGCCGGACTGCATCGCCTTCGCGAGGCCGTGCTTGGTGACCAGGAAGTCGACGAACAGGTTGATCCAGCTCGCCAGGGCCGCGTACGGCGTACTGGAACTGGCCAGTAGTGCCGGGCCGGCCTCGACGCAGGCCTCGACCTGGTGCTGGTAGACCGCGACGATCAGGTCGGCCCGGGTCGGGAAGTGGCGGTAGATCGTCCCGACGCCCACGCCCGCCTTGGCTGCGATGTCGCGCACGGGCACCTCGACGCCGGAGGTGACGAAAGCCGCCGCGGCCGCGTCCAGCAACGTCTTCTCGTTGCGCCGGGCGTCGGCCCGTTTCCGCGGCGCGGGCGCCGATCCGACCTCGGTCTCAGCCACGCACAACCCCTCCCGCTTGATAACCGGAACATGGTTCCGTATGTTGGTTATCGGAACCACGTTCCGCTTCTCCTTGAATGATGCCAGAAAGGGACAACCATGCACTACCGCACCTTGGGCCGGACCGGAGTTCAGGTCAGCACCCTCGCGCTCGGCGCGATGAACTTCGGCCAGATCGGCCGCACCACCCAAGACGAGGCCACCGCCATCGTCGACGCCGCCCTCGAGGCCGGGATCAACCTGATCGACACGGCCGACATGTACGGGCAGGGCGAGTCGGAGGAGATGGTCGGCAAGGCGATCGCCGGCCGCCGCGACGACCTCGTCCTGGCCACGAAGGCGACCATGCCGATGGGCGACGAGCGCAACCATCGGGGCAGCTCGCGCCGCTGGCTGGTGACCGAGCTCGACAACAGCCTGCGCCGCTTGGGTGTCGACCACGTCGACCTCTACCAGATCCACCGCTGGGACCCGACGACCAGCGATGAGGAGACCCTGTCGGCGCTGACCGACCTGCAACGCGCCGGGAAGATCCGGTACTTCGGTAGCTCCACCTTCCCGGCGTACCGGATCGTGCAGGCCGAGTGGGCCGCTCGGGAGAACCACCTGAGCCGCTATGTCACCGAGCAGCCCAGCTACTCGATCCTGCAGCGGGGGATCGAGACGCATGTCCTGCCCGTGACCGAGCAGTACGGACTCGGTGTAC
This region includes:
- a CDS encoding quinone oxidoreductase family protein, yielding MSARRAYVLRCYGPGQQLKVEEVELIAGEGETLVEMQYASVTQLDRTVLAGKLAQQQQPPFVPGSEGAGVVVSSAVYQPGTPVVVRGGGLGVSRPGTWGQLAVVPDASVHLLPAGLDPAAAVSMLGAALTAHTAVRRVGQIVENETVVVTGITGLVGRLCAAVSRAAGAMKVIGLARSDESVEHLQGLVDQIVRVDELGQVGRELPWCNAAIDTVGGPVTSGVMSHITPGGRLVALGYTAGEFATLDLHQLIGRDLRVLPVNMQRTTIEPGTVTQVLTDIAPAGVRPALEVVAAPLAEDALDLLASGPADRRVLLDLGRF
- a CDS encoding GntR family transcriptional regulator, producing MTRRLELTPGGPSGRRTLAEEAAAELHELILSGELPSGTALRLEELAKRLDMSQMPIREGLRRMQALGLVEIVPHKGAWVRELSMEDLRDTHETRISLETLAVRAAATRFSEADATVARAALAEHVRLSKVGDIIASRQAHTEFHFAIYRAGGSRWLPRAIEPVWQNSERYRFGSRQTKARIEQTRREHQAILDACMAHDEPGAEAALREHLEGAMQRITETMARRYNKD
- a CDS encoding PPOX class F420-dependent oxidoreductase encodes the protein MPRSIATNTQVDTDALLEFVRPRHHMLLITRRADGTPQASPVSGGVDSEGRIVISSYPGRAKSNNVKRDAQTSVLVLSDDWNGPWVQIDGSGEVIDLPDAVEPLVDYYRAISGEHPDWDEYREAMRKQGKCLIRITPERWGPVATGGFPAHLA
- a CDS encoding DNA polymerase Y family protein; this encodes MTRTMVVWVPDWPVTAAASAAGCSPEAPVAVLAKGRVLASSAAARAEGVRRGLRARDAQSRCPELVVLKYDPVIDARAFDPVIGCLEALTPGIQVIRPGMCALKARGPSRFYGSESVAAEKLLDRLETFDVPGGRVGIADGPFAAEQAARGSSARTRVLVIPGGGSAEFLAPLTVDTLERPTLTDLLRRLGLRSLGAFAQLPATEVLTRFGPDGAFAHRLARGDDDRPVVARQAPLELTRKLDFEPPVDRVDQVAFAVRAVADELIEKLTKLGLVCTTLRVEVGTESGRVHEREWLHPRWFSPADLVDRVRWQLQGSGTATSELTSAVVRIRLIPEQVDPVGAHVDGLWGGGPDERIHRALSRVQSMLGHGGVVSVVVGGGRGFLERQTLIPWGDRPVPANPPELPWPGAITGTGSRWPTPAPSSIYPKPKPALVLSADGRQVSVSARGVLSGAPAAFRFEPSPQVADSNKLHPITAWAGPWPVDERWWDSDGENRLARFQLVGADGRAWLFAVRNNQWWTEASYD
- a CDS encoding TetR/AcrR family transcriptional regulator; the encoded protein is MAETEVGSAPAPRKRADARRNEKTLLDAAAAAFVTSGVEVPVRDIAAKAGVGVGTIYRHFPTRADLIVAVYQHQVEACVEAGPALLASSSTPYAALASWINLFVDFLVTKHGLAKAMQSGDSAYQTLHGSFIDRLVPVCAQLLDEAAAAGQVRTDLNAFELMFAIGNLCAGDDYGDSRYNARRMVELLVAGLRTQA
- a CDS encoding aldo/keto reductase; the protein is MHYRTLGRTGVQVSTLALGAMNFGQIGRTTQDEATAIVDAALEAGINLIDTADMYGQGESEEMVGKAIAGRRDDLVLATKATMPMGDERNHRGSSRRWLVTELDNSLRRLGVDHVDLYQIHRWDPTTSDEETLSALTDLQRAGKIRYFGSSTFPAYRIVQAEWAARENHLSRYVTEQPSYSILQRGIETHVLPVTEQYGLGVLAWSPLASGWLSGAVRAGQEITTSRATVVPARFDLSIPSNQARLDAVEKLAKVADAAGLTMIQLALGFVTAHPAVTSALIGPRTLEHLHSQLAAADTVLSADLLDAIDEIVAPGTDLAPAEKFDAPPSLLDPSLRRRLA